In Spirochaetaceae bacterium, the following are encoded in one genomic region:
- a CDS encoding Uma2 family endonuclease codes for MASPPLAPAKVHYPSSDGKPMAESDFQRTPLTYAVDRLRQHFRSRRDVYVSGNLLLYYEEGNPRAVVAPDVFVVLGAPNADRSIYRLWEEPKGPDFVLEITSRTTYREDQGRKRELYRSLGVQEYWQYDPTGDYLEPRLQGLELSAGEYRRLPGRELADGTLALASAVLGLELRLTERGLRFHDIETGMDLPNLAETDEARERERQARERERQARHAAEKRLAEEAAAREQEVAAREAAEARVAELEALLRRQRGSEPGQEGNRAAPR; via the coding sequence ATGGCCAGCCCGCCGCTCGCTCCCGCCAAGGTTCACTACCCCTCATCCGACGGCAAGCCGATGGCGGAAAGCGATTTTCAGCGCACCCCGCTGACCTACGCCGTGGACCGGTTGCGGCAGCACTTTCGCAGCCGCCGCGACGTGTACGTTTCCGGCAACCTGCTGCTGTACTACGAGGAGGGCAATCCGCGGGCGGTGGTGGCGCCGGACGTGTTCGTGGTGCTGGGCGCGCCCAACGCCGACCGTTCCATCTACCGGCTGTGGGAGGAGCCCAAGGGGCCTGACTTCGTGCTGGAGATTACCTCGCGCACGACGTACCGCGAAGACCAGGGACGCAAGCGCGAGTTGTACCGGTCGCTCGGCGTGCAGGAGTACTGGCAATACGACCCGACGGGCGACTACCTGGAGCCGCGGCTGCAGGGCCTGGAGTTGAGCGCGGGGGAGTATCGGCGGCTGCCCGGGAGGGAGTTGGCGGATGGCACGCTGGCGCTGGCGAGCGCGGTGCTGGGGCTGGAGTTGCGGCTGACCGAGCGCGGGCTGCGGTTCCACGACATTGAGACCGGAATGGATCTGCCGAACCTTGCGGAAACAGACGAGGCGCGGGAGCGTGAGCGGCAGGCGCGGGAGCGTGAGCGGCAGGCGCGGCACGCGGCAGAGAAGCGCCTCGCGGAGGAGGCGGCAGCGCGCGAGCAGGAAGTCGCAGCGCGCGAAGCCGCTGAAGCAAGGGTGGCCGAGCTGGAGGCCTTGTTGCGCCGGCAGCGCGGCAGCGAGCCTGGTCAGGAGGGGAATCGAGCGGCACCTCGGTAG
- a CDS encoding mandelate racemase/muconate lactonizing enzyme family protein — MQVTQVRSFPVQDDEGRGYFIVRVDTDAGIHGLGEAGIRNWAGAIAEAVDHLSELVVGADPWQTERLWQLMFRGGFFPADKVYACAISAIDIALWDIKGKAAGMPVYRLLGGPVRDKVVCYPHSQGATTQALVDNARRQVDEGWRFVRWGQPETSGVLEAPGSAVLDPHKSVALAVEQTRALREAVGPEIELCLDAHTRLDPPHVIRMCKWLEEFHPFFIEDPIRSENPAGYRNLARHVSLPIAAGEQWATKWPFREVIEEELISYARIDLCIVGGLTEALKITHWAETHYIDIAPHNPLGPVSAAACVALCMASTNVGVQEMPRRPGSFARELFPRQIGWQDGFAFAPDTPGLGVDMDLDAAAGSPLTARGWPPRLSREDGAFTNW, encoded by the coding sequence GTGCAGGTAACGCAGGTCAGGAGCTTTCCGGTCCAGGACGACGAGGGGCGCGGTTACTTCATCGTCAGAGTCGACACCGACGCCGGCATCCACGGGCTCGGGGAGGCGGGCATCCGCAACTGGGCGGGGGCTATCGCCGAGGCCGTCGATCACCTGAGCGAACTGGTTGTCGGCGCCGACCCCTGGCAAACCGAGCGCCTCTGGCAACTGATGTTCCGCGGCGGGTTCTTCCCCGCGGACAAGGTGTACGCCTGCGCCATCAGCGCCATCGACATCGCCCTGTGGGACATCAAGGGCAAGGCGGCCGGCATGCCGGTGTACCGCTTGCTCGGCGGCCCGGTGCGCGACAAGGTGGTGTGCTACCCGCACTCGCAGGGAGCGACCACGCAGGCCCTGGTGGACAACGCCCGCCGGCAGGTCGACGAAGGCTGGCGGTTCGTGCGCTGGGGCCAGCCGGAGACCTCTGGGGTCCTGGAGGCGCCCGGCAGCGCGGTGCTCGATCCGCACAAGTCGGTGGCCCTGGCGGTAGAGCAGACCCGCGCGCTGCGCGAAGCCGTTGGCCCGGAGATAGAGCTGTGCCTGGACGCGCACACCCGGCTCGACCCGCCGCACGTGATCCGCATGTGCAAGTGGCTGGAGGAGTTCCATCCGTTCTTCATCGAGGACCCGATCCGGTCCGAGAACCCGGCGGGCTACCGCAACCTGGCCCGCCACGTATCGCTGCCGATCGCGGCCGGCGAGCAGTGGGCTACCAAGTGGCCGTTCCGGGAGGTGATCGAGGAGGAGCTGATCAGCTACGCGCGCATCGACCTGTGCATCGTCGGCGGCCTCACCGAGGCGCTCAAGATCACCCACTGGGCGGAGACCCACTACATCGACATCGCCCCGCACAACCCGCTCGGCCCGGTCAGCGCGGCGGCCTGCGTCGCGCTGTGCATGGCGTCCACCAACGTCGGCGTCCAGGAGATGCCACGCCGCCCCGGATCGTTCGCCCGCGAGCTGTTCCCTCGGCAGATCGGCTGGCAGGACGGCTTCGCCTTCGCCCCCGACACCCCCGGCCTCGGCGTCGACATGGACCTCGACGCGGCCGCCGGATCGCCCCTGACCGCGCGCGGCTGGCCGCCCCGCCTGTCCCGCGAAGACGGCGCCTTCACCAACTGGTAA
- a CDS encoding ATP-binding protein produces the protein MSQPTSFLLSDVRCFGGDHWANLKPITLLVGENSTGKSTFLGCYSVLHQMLSRSLVPGDSANFNKEPFSMGSFRNIVRSRRGRDGSIDEFSLGFRLAPVRKSGMRPFRLRITFAEEGSEPTVTSVHYRFDSESFVDVGRSRSGGSVLRVPGSEAELDIGIGDWVFIMDFLFQPDLAKYFGKSNAVLSIAAYLSRFFSLPRSDRRAWLPTLHDLVPIAPLRSKPKRTYDPVRETAMPDGEHIPMLMMRLDRTDKSGWNLLHDDLVDFGQESGLFSDIKVRRHGKQMSDPFQLQVKVRSGSYANLVDVGYGVSQSLPILVDVRSERRSVFLLQQPEVHLHPRAQAGLAELFVESFRKNRNRFLIETHSDYIIDRIRILVRKQTIRPADVSVLYFEPVGNSVKIHNIGMDRDGNLTGTPVGYRDFFVRETDRLLGFE, from the coding sequence ATGAGCCAACCCACCAGTTTTCTTCTCAGCGATGTACGGTGTTTCGGCGGCGATCATTGGGCGAACCTGAAGCCGATCACCTTACTGGTCGGCGAAAACAGTACAGGAAAGTCTACTTTTCTTGGCTGCTACAGTGTCCTACATCAAATGCTGTCGCGGTCTTTGGTGCCTGGTGACTCGGCGAACTTCAATAAGGAACCGTTTTCTATGGGTTCATTCCGTAACATCGTTCGATCACGACGAGGTCGCGACGGGAGTATCGACGAGTTTAGTCTTGGATTCAGGTTGGCGCCCGTACGCAAGTCTGGTATGCGGCCCTTTCGTCTCCGTATCACGTTCGCAGAAGAAGGATCCGAACCTACAGTTACCTCAGTGCACTACCGGTTTGATTCAGAGTCGTTTGTTGATGTGGGGCGTAGCAGGTCTGGGGGCTCGGTGCTGCGCGTTCCTGGGAGTGAAGCGGAGCTAGACATCGGCATCGGAGATTGGGTTTTCATAATGGATTTCCTGTTTCAACCTGACCTCGCGAAGTACTTCGGTAAATCGAATGCGGTTCTATCGATAGCTGCCTACTTGTCACGTTTCTTCTCGCTACCGCGATCTGATCGACGCGCATGGCTTCCTACTCTGCACGATCTCGTGCCGATCGCTCCGTTGCGATCGAAGCCGAAACGAACGTACGATCCAGTACGTGAAACTGCTATGCCGGACGGCGAGCATATTCCAATGCTGATGATGAGGCTGGATCGAACCGACAAGAGTGGCTGGAATCTGTTGCATGACGACTTGGTCGACTTTGGCCAAGAGTCGGGTTTGTTTTCCGATATCAAAGTGAGAAGACACGGTAAGCAGATGAGTGATCCCTTTCAGTTGCAGGTCAAGGTCAGATCAGGATCATATGCAAACTTGGTTGATGTTGGCTATGGCGTGAGTCAGAGCTTGCCAATTCTAGTGGACGTTCGCAGCGAACGGCGGAGTGTATTCTTATTGCAGCAACCGGAGGTCCATTTGCACCCTCGCGCCCAAGCCGGACTGGCCGAGCTGTTTGTCGAGTCATTTCGAAAGAATCGAAATCGATTTCTGATCGAGACTCACAGCGACTACATAATCGACCGAATTCGCATCCTGGTACGCAAACAGACTATACGACCGGCTGACGTGTCCGTTCTTTACTTTGAACCTGTGGGGAATTCTGTGAAGATTCACAATATCGGCATGGACAGAGATGGTAATCTGACGGGAACGCCAGTAGGATATCGAGACTTTTTCGTACGAGAGACCGATCGGCTGTTGGGGTTCGAGTAA
- the ilvD gene encoding dihydroxy-acid dehydratase, with translation MSTPLNSRSRNMTAGVERMPNRSMLRAVGMEDADFDRALVGIASAGSEVTPCNMHLDDLAEQAKAGVRAAGGFPLRYNTFVVTDGEAMGHEGMKASLVSRDAIADTIELVTIGHQFDAIIGIGGCDKTIPGTVMPMARMNIPSVFVYGGTILPGVYRGRDVDIISAFEAVGAFSAGKIDEEERAGIERAAIPCQGACGGMYTANTMASAVEALGMALPGNSSIPAVDPRKDQDLRAAGEAAIDCLRRGLKPRDIMTREAFLNAIRIVMALGGSTNAVLHLLAIAHEAEVDLTIDDFNPIAESTPTLADLKPAGRYVMKDLDQVGGVPMVMRMLLDAGLLHGDCITVTGRTIAENLAGVEVHLDGQDVVYPVEQPHKESGGILVIKGNLAPEGAVLKSSGVTVRRHRGPARVFDAEEGALQAILRGQVNKGDVLVIRYEGPRGGPGMREMLALTSAIAGAGLIADVALITDGRFSGGSHGIVVGHIAPEAQAKGPIAAVREGDIIALDLEHKSIAVELSDDEIRRRLAALPERPIPYTRGALAKYARLVSSASYGATTH, from the coding sequence ATGAGCACACCGCTGAACAGCCGCAGCCGCAACATGACCGCCGGTGTCGAGCGCATGCCGAACCGCTCGATGCTGCGCGCCGTCGGCATGGAGGACGCCGACTTCGACCGCGCCCTGGTGGGCATCGCCAGCGCCGGCTCCGAGGTGACGCCGTGCAACATGCACCTGGACGACCTCGCCGAGCAGGCCAAGGCCGGCGTGCGCGCCGCGGGCGGCTTCCCGCTGCGCTACAACACGTTCGTGGTGACCGACGGCGAGGCGATGGGCCACGAGGGCATGAAGGCCTCCCTGGTGAGCCGCGACGCCATCGCCGACACCATCGAGCTGGTCACCATCGGCCATCAGTTCGACGCCATCATCGGCATCGGCGGCTGCGACAAGACCATCCCCGGCACCGTGATGCCGATGGCGCGCATGAACATCCCGAGCGTGTTCGTGTACGGCGGCACCATCCTGCCGGGCGTGTACCGCGGACGCGACGTGGACATCATCTCCGCGTTCGAGGCGGTGGGTGCGTTCAGCGCCGGCAAGATAGACGAGGAGGAGCGCGCCGGCATCGAGCGCGCCGCCATCCCCTGCCAGGGGGCGTGCGGCGGCATGTACACCGCCAACACCATGGCGTCGGCGGTCGAGGCGCTCGGCATGGCGCTGCCCGGCAACTCGTCGATCCCGGCCGTGGACCCGCGCAAGGATCAGGATCTGCGCGCCGCCGGAGAGGCGGCGATCGACTGCCTGCGCCGCGGGCTGAAGCCGCGCGACATCATGACCCGGGAAGCGTTCCTGAACGCCATCCGCATCGTGATGGCGCTCGGCGGCTCCACCAACGCCGTGCTGCACCTGCTCGCCATCGCCCACGAGGCGGAGGTCGACCTGACCATCGACGACTTCAACCCGATCGCGGAGAGCACGCCGACCCTGGCCGACCTGAAGCCCGCCGGGCGCTACGTGATGAAGGACCTCGACCAGGTGGGCGGGGTGCCGATGGTGATGCGCATGCTGCTCGACGCCGGCCTGCTGCACGGCGACTGCATCACCGTCACCGGGCGCACCATCGCCGAGAACCTGGCCGGCGTCGAGGTGCACCTCGACGGGCAGGACGTGGTGTACCCGGTGGAGCAACCGCACAAGGAAAGCGGCGGCATCCTGGTAATCAAGGGCAACCTGGCGCCGGAGGGCGCGGTGCTGAAGTCATCCGGTGTGACGGTGCGCCGCCACCGCGGGCCGGCGCGCGTGTTCGACGCCGAGGAGGGCGCCCTGCAGGCGATCCTCAGGGGGCAGGTGAACAAGGGCGACGTGCTGGTGATCCGCTACGAGGGGCCGCGCGGCGGCCCCGGCATGCGCGAGATGCTGGCCCTGACCTCCGCCATCGCCGGTGCCGGCCTGATCGCGGACGTGGCGCTGATCACCGACGGGCGCTTCTCCGGCGGCAGCCACGGCATCGTGGTGGGGCACATTGCCCCCGAGGCGCAGGCGAAAGGCCCGATCGCCGCGGTGCGGGAGGGCGACATCATCGCCCTCGACCTGGAGCACAAGTCAATCGCGGTGGAGCTGTCCGACGACGAGATCCGCCGCCGGCTCGCCGCCCTCCCGGAACGCCCCATCCCCTACACCCGCGGCGCCCTCGCCAAGTACGCCCGCCTGGTCTCCTCCGCCAGCTACGGCGCCACCACCCACTGA
- the leuD gene encoding 3-isopropylmalate dehydratase small subunit has protein sequence MSDAIRAVTVGRAIPLPGNDIDTDRIIPARYLKSITFDGLGEAAFIDERAAERAAGRTHALDDERWAGGSILLVGRNFGCGSSREHAPQALQRFGIHALVGESFAEIFSGNCTVLGIPAVRAAAADIERLQALVEQDPSTAVTVDLEAQTVAAGDLQFPATLPEGARHALVRGTWDSTTLLLANRERIAATTGRLPYLTSFAG, from the coding sequence ATGAGCGATGCCATCCGCGCGGTCACCGTGGGCCGCGCCATTCCCCTGCCGGGAAATGACATAGACACCGACCGGATTATCCCGGCGCGGTACCTGAAGAGCATTACCTTCGACGGCCTCGGGGAGGCCGCGTTCATCGACGAGCGCGCCGCCGAGCGGGCCGCCGGGCGCACCCATGCGCTCGACGACGAGCGCTGGGCGGGCGGCTCGATCCTGCTGGTGGGTCGCAACTTCGGCTGCGGCTCGTCGCGCGAGCACGCGCCGCAGGCGCTGCAGCGGTTCGGCATCCACGCCTTGGTGGGGGAGTCGTTCGCGGAGATCTTCTCCGGCAACTGCACGGTGCTGGGCATCCCCGCGGTGCGTGCCGCCGCCGCCGACATCGAGCGTCTGCAGGCGCTGGTGGAGCAGGATCCGTCCACCGCGGTGACCGTCGACCTGGAGGCGCAGACGGTCGCCGCCGGCGACCTGCAGTTTCCGGCCACCCTGCCGGAGGGCGCGCGCCACGCCCTGGTGCGCGGCACCTGGGACTCCACCACCCTGCTGCTCGCCAACCGCGAGCGGATCGCCGCAACCACTGGCCGGCTTCCCTATCTCACCTCCTTCGCCGGATGA
- the leuC gene encoding 3-isopropylmalate dehydratase large subunit: MSQATLFDKIWDLHTVGTLETGETQLFIGLHLIHEVTSPQAFQMLEERGLPVLHRERTFATVDHIVPTDRQVRPLSDPMAEEMYEVLERNAARHGIAFFGLDSDYQGIVHVIGPELGLTQPGMTIACGDSHTSTHGAFGTIAFGIGTTQVRDVLATQTLAQTKPKVRRIRVDGTLGPGVYAKDIILSIIATLGVKGGIGHAYEFAGTAIEALSMDERMSICNMSIEGGARVGYVNPDRTTADYVRGRPYAPSGAAFARAEEYWRSIASGPDASFDDEAVLRAEEIEPVVTWGINPGQSVGVSDRLPRLTGVAADERDTAAAAYRHMGLSENDPIAGTPIDVAFIGSCTNSRMTDLREAARVVRGHRVDKRVKALVVPGSKQIAQQAAAEGLPEIFTDAGFEWRGAGCSMCLAMNSDKLVGDQVSASSSNRNFIGRQGSATGRTLLMSPAMVAAAAVNGAVTDVRQLLN; the protein is encoded by the coding sequence ATGTCGCAAGCTACGTTGTTCGACAAGATCTGGGATCTGCATACCGTCGGCACCCTGGAAACCGGCGAGACCCAGTTGTTTATCGGCCTGCACCTGATCCACGAGGTGACCTCGCCGCAGGCGTTCCAGATGCTGGAGGAGCGTGGTCTGCCGGTGCTGCACCGGGAGCGTACCTTCGCCACGGTGGACCACATCGTGCCGACCGACCGCCAGGTGCGCCCGTTGAGCGACCCGATGGCCGAGGAGATGTACGAGGTGCTGGAGCGCAATGCCGCGCGCCACGGCATCGCCTTCTTCGGGCTGGACTCCGACTACCAGGGCATCGTGCACGTCATCGGCCCGGAGCTGGGGCTCACCCAGCCGGGCATGACCATCGCGTGCGGCGACTCGCACACCTCCACCCACGGCGCCTTCGGCACCATCGCGTTCGGCATCGGCACCACGCAGGTGCGCGACGTGCTCGCCACCCAGACGCTGGCGCAGACCAAGCCCAAGGTGCGCCGCATCCGGGTGGACGGCACGCTCGGTCCCGGCGTGTACGCCAAGGACATCATCCTGTCCATCATCGCCACGCTCGGCGTGAAGGGCGGAATCGGCCACGCCTACGAGTTCGCCGGCACCGCCATCGAAGCGCTGTCGATGGACGAGCGCATGTCGATCTGCAACATGAGCATTGAGGGCGGCGCCCGGGTCGGCTACGTCAACCCCGACCGGACCACCGCCGACTACGTGCGCGGGCGCCCTTACGCACCGAGCGGCGCGGCGTTCGCCAGGGCGGAGGAGTACTGGCGCTCGATCGCCAGCGGACCGGACGCCAGCTTCGACGACGAGGCGGTGCTGCGTGCCGAGGAGATCGAGCCGGTGGTCACCTGGGGCATCAACCCGGGCCAGTCGGTGGGCGTCTCCGACCGCCTGCCGCGCCTGACCGGCGTGGCCGCCGACGAGCGCGACACCGCCGCGGCCGCCTACCGGCACATGGGGCTGAGCGAGAACGACCCGATCGCCGGCACCCCCATCGACGTGGCGTTCATCGGTTCCTGCACCAACAGCCGGATGACCGACCTGCGCGAGGCCGCGCGCGTGGTGCGCGGCCACAGGGTGGACAAGCGCGTGAAGGCGCTGGTGGTGCCCGGCTCCAAGCAGATCGCGCAGCAGGCCGCCGCCGAGGGCCTGCCGGAGATCTTCACCGACGCCGGCTTCGAGTGGCGCGGCGCCGGCTGTTCCATGTGCCTGGCGATGAACTCCGACAAGCTGGTCGGCGACCAGGTCAGCGCGTCTTCGTCGAACCGCAACTTCATCGGGCGCCAGGGTTCCGCCACTGGCCGCACCCTGCTGATGAGCCCGGCCATGGTCGCTGCCGCCGCCGTCAACGGCGCAGTCACCGACGTGCGCCAGTTGCTCAACTGA
- a CDS encoding aldolase/citrate lyase family protein encodes MQGIGKTIIERNVVLDKLRRGEPSVGTWISLGTPVSAELQAQVGWDWLLVDAEHSPVGFDAMVNCFRAAQLGGCAPFARVPWNDTIWIQRALDAGAMGLLVPMVSTKQDAEFAVSNTVYAPGGQRSFGGSRLAAYTGSDYRQWVQDNLVVAVQIETAEAVENLAEIVAVPGIDACYIGTSDLMLSLGLSEMGAEHEKVVQQVLETCRAAGMPCGAWCNTGAEVARRIAQGFQFLNCGGDAGHMRAGAAADFAAIGLDGNTP; translated from the coding sequence ATGCAAGGAATTGGCAAGACGATCATCGAGCGCAACGTCGTGCTCGACAAGCTGCGCCGCGGCGAGCCGAGCGTGGGGACCTGGATCAGCCTCGGGACGCCGGTCTCGGCGGAGCTGCAGGCGCAGGTGGGTTGGGACTGGCTGCTGGTCGACGCGGAGCACAGTCCGGTCGGCTTCGACGCCATGGTGAACTGTTTCCGCGCCGCGCAACTGGGCGGCTGCGCGCCGTTCGCCCGCGTGCCCTGGAACGACACCATCTGGATTCAACGCGCCCTCGACGCGGGCGCGATGGGGCTGCTGGTGCCGATGGTGAGCACCAAACAGGACGCCGAGTTCGCCGTGAGCAACACCGTGTACGCGCCGGGGGGACAGCGCAGCTTCGGCGGCAGCCGCCTGGCCGCCTACACCGGAAGTGACTACCGGCAGTGGGTGCAGGACAACCTGGTGGTGGCGGTGCAGATCGAGACCGCCGAGGCGGTGGAGAACCTGGCAGAGATCGTGGCGGTGCCGGGAATTGACGCTTGCTACATCGGCACCTCCGACCTGATGCTGTCGCTCGGCCTCAGCGAGATGGGTGCGGAGCACGAGAAGGTCGTGCAACAGGTGCTGGAGACCTGCCGCGCCGCCGGCATGCCGTGCGGCGCGTGGTGCAACACCGGCGCCGAGGTGGCGCGCCGCATCGCGCAGGGATTCCAGTTCCTGAACTGCGGCGGCGACGCCGGCCACATGCGCGCCGGCGCAGCCGCGGACTTCGCCGCCATCGGGCTGGACGGCAACACGCCGTAG
- the amrB gene encoding AmmeMemoRadiSam system protein B has translation MRYAIRPAASALPSLRHVDVIPVDQNGVRSFYVRDPLEFATEPLVLGGAGLFILSRLDGRHSFDQVLAALRREFPRTRIRAGQVRDLLNKLSERCYLDDEVAAARIGRVCEEFARARVRQPWHAGSAYPDDERELAAMLDRFFAAAAAGTEAEPSADAGAADRAGVSAATGSGPSAAALARREGGGGDGRLTVNNRATRVTPSSHVQPRGELAAIMCPHIDLRAGGEIYAPAFTALAAEARAPRPVELYVILGVAHNGGTQPGASFAIASDKDYATPFGEASTDRRLVGDWSRRAGRDVTDQQWVHRTEHSVEFPLLFLQYIQAQADLPPYELVPVLLGGVDHYLQEGRDPLQAPEVQREMAALRAAVAASGKRACYLLSVDLAHIGPKFGDPERVDDAGAAACEQKDRHLLSFAERFDAPGLTRTLHADGNCRNVDAVSGLFSLYPLLAGAECRGSLLSYGQNRQPDTGSLVSYASMAFYRTPGAPK, from the coding sequence ATGCGTTACGCCATCCGCCCCGCCGCCTCCGCCCTGCCGAGCTTACGCCACGTCGACGTGATTCCGGTCGACCAGAACGGGGTGCGCTCGTTCTACGTGCGCGACCCCCTGGAGTTCGCAACCGAGCCGCTGGTGCTCGGTGGAGCGGGACTGTTCATCCTGTCGCGGCTCGATGGCCGGCACTCTTTCGACCAGGTACTCGCCGCGCTGCGGCGGGAGTTCCCGCGCACCCGGATCCGTGCCGGACAGGTACGAGATCTGCTCAACAAGCTGAGTGAACGCTGCTACCTGGACGACGAGGTAGCCGCCGCGCGCATCGGCCGGGTGTGCGAAGAGTTCGCCCGCGCGCGCGTGCGGCAACCCTGGCATGCCGGCAGCGCCTACCCGGACGACGAGCGCGAGCTGGCGGCGATGCTCGACCGCTTCTTCGCCGCGGCGGCGGCCGGAACCGAAGCCGAGCCGTCCGCTGACGCCGGAGCAGCGGACCGAGCCGGCGTCTCAGCGGCAACCGGTAGCGGCCCGTCGGCCGCCGCGCTCGCCAGGAGGGAGGGCGGCGGCGGGGACGGGCGGCTCACCGTGAACAACCGAGCAACGCGCGTTACGCCCTCCTCGCACGTGCAGCCGCGCGGCGAGCTGGCCGCCATCATGTGTCCGCACATCGACCTGCGCGCCGGCGGCGAGATCTACGCGCCGGCGTTCACCGCCCTCGCCGCGGAGGCCCGCGCGCCCCGCCCCGTCGAGTTGTACGTCATCCTCGGCGTGGCCCACAACGGCGGCACCCAGCCCGGCGCCAGCTTCGCCATCGCCAGCGACAAGGACTACGCCACCCCGTTCGGCGAGGCGTCCACCGACCGCCGCTTGGTCGGCGACTGGTCGCGCCGCGCCGGCCGCGACGTTACGGACCAGCAATGGGTGCACCGCACCGAGCACTCGGTGGAGTTTCCGCTGCTGTTCCTGCAGTACATCCAGGCGCAGGCGGACCTGCCGCCATACGAGTTGGTGCCGGTACTGCTCGGCGGCGTCGATCACTACCTGCAGGAGGGTCGCGACCCGCTGCAGGCGCCGGAGGTGCAGCGCGAGATGGCAGCGTTGCGGGCGGCGGTGGCCGCGAGCGGCAAGCGCGCGTGCTACCTGCTGAGCGTCGACCTGGCCCACATCGGCCCCAAGTTCGGCGATCCGGAGCGCGTCGACGACGCCGGCGCGGCCGCCTGCGAGCAGAAGGACCGCCACCTGCTGAGCTTCGCCGAGCGGTTCGACGCGCCCGGCCTCACCCGCACCCTGCACGCCGACGGCAACTGCCGCAACGTGGACGCCGTGTCCGGCCTGTTCTCCCTCTACCCGCTGCTGGCCGGCGCCGAATGCCGCGGCTCGCTGCTCAGCTACGGCCAGAACCGGCAGCCCGACACCGGGTCGCTGGTCAGCTACGCCAGCATGGCCTTCTATCGCACTCCCGGAGCACCAAAGTGA
- a CDS encoding phytanoyl-CoA dioxygenase family protein — MERYEFDRQGYVVIENMLTANQVTSLAAAVDALEEHAVARLDAPPRKVSPWGREYHRNSDLGYHVQGAREEGKTVIIEDFWNADPAFDLLIGHAPTMDYVKAVIQGRPTINNSEIRIRYRGNQSSNHGGTRAGHGKYRYQVDRHGIDCMMVRMVYFLHDVSNEQGAFCVVPGTHKSNFDCPYDNDPDREPGVVGLEVKAGDAIFFTEALRHGGLTNRSAQVRKTLHVGYGPHFMMSQNIATMDEPPYLTAATRARLTPAQLDLFRPYPAAGAP; from the coding sequence ATGGAACGCTACGAGTTCGACCGCCAGGGATACGTGGTGATCGAGAACATGCTCACGGCGAACCAGGTGACCAGCCTGGCGGCCGCGGTCGACGCGCTCGAGGAGCACGCCGTGGCCCGGCTCGACGCACCGCCGCGCAAGGTCAGCCCGTGGGGCCGCGAGTATCACCGCAACTCCGACCTCGGGTACCACGTGCAGGGCGCCCGCGAGGAAGGGAAGACCGTCATCATCGAGGACTTCTGGAACGCCGACCCGGCCTTCGACCTGCTGATCGGCCATGCGCCCACCATGGACTACGTCAAAGCCGTGATCCAGGGACGGCCCACCATCAACAACTCCGAGATCCGCATCCGCTACCGCGGCAACCAGAGCAGCAACCACGGCGGCACGCGCGCCGGCCACGGCAAGTACCGCTACCAGGTAGACCGGCACGGCATCGACTGCATGATGGTGCGCATGGTCTACTTCCTGCACGACGTGAGCAACGAGCAGGGGGCGTTCTGCGTCGTCCCCGGCACCCACAAGAGCAACTTCGACTGCCCCTACGACAACGACCCCGACCGCGAGCCGGGCGTGGTCGGCCTCGAAGTGAAGGCGGGCGACGCCATCTTCTTCACCGAGGCGTTGCGCCACGGCGGCCTCACCAACCGCTCCGCGCAGGTGCGCAAGACCCTGCACGTGGGCTACGGCCCGCACTTCATGATGTCGCAAAACATCGCCACCATGGACGAACCGCCCTACCTCACCGCCGCCACCCGCGCCCGCCTGACGCCGGCCCAACTCGACCTGTTCCGCCCCTACCCCGCCGCCGGAGCCCCGTGA